The genomic region CTGCAGCGCTTTTAAAAACAAGCAGTTCGTGTAGTTACTAATTAATTGTCTATTTGCAAACGTTTAAATAAGCTTGCGACAGGTAAAATTAATATTTGAAGTTAATTATTTTTAACGATTTTTAAAGTTGTGCCTTATCAACTATTAGTTATGTGAAAAACGTTATTTATAATTAAAAACCAGCAATAATGCGGCATACTCCATAAAAAACAATCTTTATTTAATCTGCTAAACTGAACTTTTGCTTTTTGTTTTTGCCCTAATATACTTAAATTTAATTCAATATTAACATATGTGGTATGCTTTGATGGATGACATTTTAACAATTTTCTATAGATTTGGTTAATCTACACTTTTCACCCGGCTTAATTTCAATATTTTCTAACCCCTTTTCGCTTCGGAATTTTATATAGAAAAGCTATTCTTTAAAAATTAGATGACATAAATTGTATCTTTACATAAAACCTATTTTATGTCTAAAACATATTATGATCCTGCAGATTTAAGAAAGTTTGGTGAAATCACTGAATGGAGCGAAGAGCTTGGAAAAAAATTTTTCGATTATTACGGAAAAGTATTTGAAGAAGGCGCTCTTTCTGCCCGTGAAAAATCTTTGATTGCCCTGGCTGTATCTCATGTGGTTAAATGTCCTTATTGCATTGATGCCTACACCAAAGATGGCTTACAACGTGGTATCACTAAAGAAGAAATGATGGAGGCCGTGCATGCAGGAGCAGCTATAGAAAGTGGCGCGACTCTTGTACATGGTGTACAGATGATGAATAAGTATAAAAAGCTTAGCATGTAAACTTTTTAAGCAATACTGCATTGTTTCATCTGGCACAAATGACAAAACAATTATGATGTCTTTAAAATCCCTAAAAGCAAGAGAAGATGATTTATCCAGCCCACAACGGCAGCTGGAATTATTGAGTGAAGGTATTTTTGAAGAAGGAGAACTACCAACATTTAAAGATAAAATTGCCGAAAGTGGTCATTTTCCGCTTAAACCTAAAAAACTGGAAATCTTGCAACTCAATCTTGGTTACATGTGTAATCAGGTTTGCTCACATTGCCATGTAGATGCCGGGCCGGATCGCAAGGAAATCATGACCAAGGAAACTATGCTGCTGTGTCTGGAGGTGATCAAAAATACAGGAGCACATACTTTGGATCTCACAGGGGGCGCGCCAGAAATGAATCCTAATTTTAGATGGTTTGTAGAAGAAGCTTCAAAGGCAGGCATTAAAGATTTTATTGTACGATCTAATTTAACTATCATTTTAGCAAATAAAAAATTTCACGATCTCCCTAATTTCTTTAAAAAACATAATGTTCATGTAGTTTCTTCCTTACCTTTTTACAAACGGGAAAAAACGGACAAACAACGCGGAAATGGAGTTTTCGACAAATCCATAAAAGCACTTCAGCTCTTAAACGAAGTAGGGTACGCCCAACCGGACAGTGCTCTTAAATTAGATCTTGTCTATAATCCGTCAGGTGCATTTTTACCTACAAACCAGGCCGCAATGGAACATGATTTTAAAAAAGCGCTAAAAGAGGATTTTAATATCGATTTCAATAATTTGTTTGCGATCACCAATCTTCCTATAAGTCGATTTTTAGAATATTTAATCGCTTCAGAGAATTATGAAGATTACATGTATTCTTTGGTTGATGCTTATAATCCCGCTGCAGTAGAAAATGTAATGTGTACCAATACTATTTCGATCAGTTGGGATGGATGGCTTTACGATTGCGATTTTAACCAAATGCTTGATCTTAAAGTCAATTCTAAAGTAAAGCATATTAATGAGTACAACGAGGATCTGCTTAACGATAGAAACATTATCATTTCGCAGCATTGCTACGGATGTACTGCCGGGGCAGGAAGCAGCTGCCAGGGTTCTACTATTTAAGGCTTTTATCCTCAAATCAAGAAAATTATCTATGAGCTAGCCCATGAAGCTTTTCGCAGATTTTTTTTACAGGTCGCCCAATCCGGATAGCTATCTGAAAAACACCGTAGCTTTTATTCCCGATTATCACGTAAAAAAATAGCAATTTTAAATATCACCATTACAATTGCTTCTTTAAAACAGATTAAAAAGTGACAATAGGAGCTCCTATAAATTTCACACAAAATTAAAGGCGATTTTCATATAATCATAGTATCTTGCTGAGACTGTAAAAAAACTGAAGGCTTTTTTTAGCGTATTTATAAATCTAACCTTTATACTTAAAATATTATTTTTTGGGAGAAACAATTACTTCAAAAAATTTACTTTTAATCTTTACCCGCAATCCAGAATTTGGCAAAGTAAAAACCAGACTTGCCAGGGATATTGGCCATCAGGCGGCATTAGATATTTATAAATTTTTACTCGCACATACGGCGAAGATTTGTACTCCGCTAGATACCGAAAAAGCAGTTTATTATTCTGAGGAAATACCTAATAACGATCTTTGGAATGCTACAGTTTTTCAGAAGAAAAAACAGATTGGTGAAGATTTAGGCGAGCGTATGCAAAATGCATTTGCCGAAGGTTTCAATTTAGGATACTCAAAAATTATAATTATAGGATCAGATTTATACGATATCGAGACCAAAGATTTAGAGCAGGCATTTAAAGTATTAAACAATCATGAAATAGTTATTGGCCCAGCCGAAGATGGCGGGTATTATTTACTTGGAATGAAACAACTTCACCCAAAACTCTTTAAAAATAAAAACTGGGGTACCGCAACGGTACTGCAGGATACAATAAACGAACTTAAAAAATCAAATTATAAATTATTAGAAAAGCGGAATGATGTTGACCTGTATTCAGATATCAAGGATCATCCTGCTTTTATTCCATTTTTCAAGGTATGACAATGACAGATGCAATTCAGGAATCCACCGATTATTTAAAATCTAAAGGATTTGAAGCTCCCGAAATCGGAATCATTTTAGGAACCGGACTAGGGAAACTGGTGGATGAAATAGATATCGAGCACGAAGCCAGTTATAACCATATTCCTTATTTCCCTACTGCTACTGTAGAGTTTCATAAAGGAAAATTAATCTACGGTAGTCTGGAAGGAAAAAAAGTAGTGGTAATGCAGGGACGTTTCCACCTTTATGAAGGTTACACCTTACAGGATGTCACTTACCCGGTTAGGGTAATGAAGCGACTTGGAATTAAAAAATTACTGGTTTCTAATGCCGCTGGTTCTATTAATCTTGATTATAAAAAAGGCGAATTAATGTTAATCGACGATCATCTTAATTTCCAGGGAGGATCACCTTTAGCCTTTAAAGGGGTAGAAAAACTGGGAGAGCGTTTTGTAGATATGTCGCAACCTTACGACCCCAAAATGAATGCTACACTAGAAAAGATTGCAAAAAATAACCATATCAATTTACACAAAGGCATCTATGCTTCGGTTTTAGGCCCGCAATTAGAAACCAGAGCTGAATATCGATTCCTAAAAATAGCAGGAGCCGACGCCGTGGGAATGAGCACCGTTCCTGAGATTATTGTAGCCAACCATTTAAATATTCCGGTTTCCGCAGTTTCTGTAATTACAGATGAAGGAAATCCGGACGATTTAAAACCGGTAGATATTAGTGAGATTATAGCCATGGCCGAAAAAGCCGAACCACAAATGATTGTTCTTTTTAAAGAACTTATCAAAACGCTTTAATACATATGAGCAATTATTTAGAAACCACAAAGGATGTTTATAAAGATGCAGCGCTTACACCAGATGTTGGGCTTTGCTGCACTACAAATCCTATTTGGGAGTTACCGGGCTTAAAAATACCGAAGATCATGCAAGAAATGAATTACGGTTGCGGCAGCACGGTTCATGCTCGTGACCTTTCCAATAATCCGCGTATTCTATATGTTGGTGTTGGGGGAGGTATGGAATTATTACAATTCGCTTATTTTTCAAGACAGCCTTACGGAGTTATAGGCGTGGATGCCGTTGATGAAATGTTGGAAGCTTCCAGAAAAAATTTCAAAATTGCTAAAGAACAAAACGAATGGTTTAACCCAGATTTTGTGGATTTAAAAAAGGGAGATGCGCTTCATCTCCCGGTAAAAGATAATTCGGTTGATGTAGCCGCACAAAACTGCTTATTCAATATTTTTAAAGCTGAAGACCTTAAAAGAGCAATAGAAGAAATGTACCGTGTTTTGAAGCCAAATGGTAAACTTGTTATGAGTGATCCTACTTGCGAGCAGCAAATGAATGAAGAGCTACGAAATGATGAACGATTAAGAGCCTTATGTCTTAGCGGAAGTTTACCAATTAAAGACTACGTAAAAGCACTAACCGATGTTGGTTTTGGCACTATAGAGATTAGAGCCAGAAAGCCATACCGGATTCTGGATCCTAAACATTACCCAACTAAGGAATTGATTTATATCGAATCTATAGAAGTAGCGGCTATCAAAGACCCTATGCCAGAAGATGGTCCTTGCATTTTTACAGGAAAAGCAGCAATCTATTACGGAGAGAGCGACCATTTTGATGACAAAAAAGGACATATTCTTTTAAAAAATCAGCCTTTAGCGGTTTGTGACAAAACAGCAAAAGCTTTAAAAGATTTGGAACGAGATGATATTTTTATTAGCGAATCTACTTTTCACTACGATGGTGGAGGTTGTTGCTAAACACAAAATTTAAACTGAAAATTGCGCAGCATGAAAAATTACATTCTACTTAAGCGAATATTGATTATGGCCATTTTCCCTATTGGTTTAAGCAGCTGCGCCTTATTTTCAGCGGCAGGATTTTCCAGTAAAGGATTACCACACACCAATGTAAAAGGCGAATTAATTTCAACAATTTCTAACACTTCAACGAATATTGATCATTCTACCTGGCATAATTTACTACAAAAATATGTGGATGAAAAAGGTATGGTAAATTACAAAGGCTTCAAAAATGATCGAAAGGCATTTGATAAATACATAAAAATGCTTTCAGAAAACCGTCCAGATCATACCTGGTCTGTCCAGGAGCAACTATCGTATTATATCAACGCATACAACGCCAATACGGTAAAACTTGTTTTGGACAATTATCCCCTTAAATCTGTACAGAGTATCGATGGTGCTACCACCAAAGAATTTGTAAGTATGGGAACCAAACAAATTTCACTGGGCGCCTTAGAAAATAGTATTCTAAGAAGAATGAACGAGCCCCGGGTTAATTTTGCCATCTGCAAAGCAGCCATATCCAGCCCAAGACTGTTAAATGAAGCTTATACCGCTGATGCTATTAATGAACAACTGGAATATGCTACCCGGTCTTTTATCAATTCGCCTAAAAATATTATCAAACCAGAATCGGCTCAGCTTTCCAGACTTTTCGATTGGTACAGTGGTGATTTTACCGGTGGTAGTATCACTATTGGTGAATATATTAATCGCTACAGCGAGGTGAAAATGAAAAACTGGAATAACATTTCATTTAAAGAATATAACTGGAATTTGAACGAAAAGCAGTAAAATCTACTCTAACTTTTCGGAGTACTTGCTGTAATTCGACTTTAGGATTTTTTCTGCCATTTTATTTTGTGGGGTAAACTGGTCGTTTTGCTTTCCTCCGGCACGTTCATGATCGTGATGCCATTTCCAAAGAAAACCACCGGCAAACCATTTTTCCGGCCAAAACTCATCATAAATCACCTGTAATGCCTTTACCTGTAATTCTTCGTTTAAATATTCTGGAAGCTCATCTCCTCTTCTTCTAGAGGAAGCCAGCCACGGCTCTTTTGTTGCAAAATCCACATTTCTATACCCATATTCTGTAAACAGCACCTGCTTTTTAGTTGCTGAAGATAAATTTTGCAGCATTTTTTTATGTGATTCCCACCCCTTACTTAACTCAGCCTCTGTAGGATTTTCTTCTTCACTCACCGGAAAATAAGCATCGACACCAATAAAATCGAGTTGATCCCAAAACTGAAATTGGTCAACTTTATCCCAGTTTTCAGCATACGTGATCTTTCCTGAATATACATTGCGCACTTCAGCGATCATCTTTTGCCAAAATTCAGGTCTTTTTTCAGTAAAATTATAAAGCTCGGTTCCAATACAAAAAAGTGAAATTTGTCTTTGTTCGGCCAGTTCGGCATACAATAAGATATATTCCAGGTAGCTATTTTCAAAAGTTTGCCAATCTTTATCTGATGTCATATTAAGATCGCCGGTAAATTCATCATGCCAAATCCATATTTGAGGTTTAATCATCACCTTTAGCCCATTTCTCTGAAGTAACTGAATACTTTGTTGTACACCACCTACCCGTTCTCCCCACCACTGCCGCTTATTATTAAAATGCAACTCTGGACTTTTTAAATCTTCAAGAAAAGCAAAAGGCATCAAGGCTATAGTATTTGCATTTACATTTTTTAGCGGAAGAATATGCTCGATTTTTAGTGAATCCCGGGAGGCTACTAAACTTAATCCGTTATACTTTAGCTTCGGAAAATCTGGCTGGTAGCTACAAAAGATAAAAAGCAAGGAAACAATAGCCAACCAAAGTTTAGATTTCATTCAATTCTTTTTAATTTTCGAGTTATAATATAAAGTATATCAGTACTAATATCAATATTCGACAAAAATCTGGTTTGTTTTTAAATCGGGTTTCTACAATTTTAAGTTAAGATACTTCTTTATTTGCGACTAATTTTAAATATTACCCCGAAATTAGGGCTTGATTAATTAACACCATATTGGTTTTGAACCAAATTAAATTTCATTAAAATTATCAAGTAATATCTAAAGCATGGAGCATATTGTTATTTTAGGTAACGGAATTTCTGGAATTACCACGGCTCGCCACATTCGAAAGCGATCTGATAAAAAAATCACCGTAATTTCTGCAGAAAGTGATTACTTTTTCTCGCGTACCGCACTGATGTATGTATACATGGGTCACATGCAATGGAATCACTTAAAACCATATGAAGATTGGTTTTGGAAGAAAAACCGAATCGATCTAAAAACCGGTTGGGTACAGCAAATCGATTTTGCTCAAAAAACACTTCATTTTAAAAATGGTGAAACGCTTGATTATGATAAACTGGTTTTAGCAACCGGATCTATACCGAACAAATTTGGTTGGGAAGGTGAAAATCTAGAAGGTGCACAAGGATTAGTTTCTAAACAAGATCTAGAGTTACTGGAAAAAAATACCAAAAACTGTAAAAAAGCAGTTGTTGTAGGTGGCGGACTTATAGGTGTTGAGCTTGCTGAAATGCTTCGCACTCGTAATATTGCAGTTACGATGTTGGTTCGTGAAAAAGCTTTCTGGCATTCGGTATTACCTTTTGAAAATGCTAAGATGATTGCTGAACATATCAAATCTCATGGTATTGATTTACGAACAGAAACCGAACTCGATAAAATCATTCCTGATGAAAACGGAAGAGTAAAAGCCATCATGACTAAAAGCGGTGAACAAATCGATTGCCAGCTTGTAGGTTTATGCGCCGGTGTTCGACCAAAAATCGATTTTTTAAAAGATTCTGGTTTAGCAATCAACAAAGGAATTTTAGTAAACTCTTATTTAGAAACTAATATCCCCAATGTTTACGCTATTGGTGATTGTGCCGAGCAGCAGGAAGCGATTGGCCAGCGAAAACCAGTTGAAGCGGTTTGGTATACTGGCAGAATGATGGGCGAAACTCTAGCACTTACACTTACCGGAAAAAAATCTCGATATAATCCGGGAAATTGGTTTAATTCGGCTAAATTTTTTGATATCGAATATCAAACCTACGGTTGGGTATGGCCAAAACCTAAAGAAAACGAGCAGCATTTTCACTGGCAGCATAAAGATGGCACTAAAGCGATTACTATAAGTTTCGATAGATATACGAATCAGTTTTTAGGGATAAATACCTTCGGAATTGGAATGCGACATGAAGTTTTAGACCGTTGGCTTACTGAAAAACGAAAGATCAATTACGTTCTCGCCAATCTAAAACAAGCTAATTTTGATCCTGAATTTTATAATCGGCATGAGGCAACAATTTTCAAAAGTTTTAAATCAGTTTTAATGAAGCAAGAATAAGACTACGCGGCAAACCAAACCTCACAGGTTTCGTAAACCTGTGAGGTTTAAAAAACATCGATAAAAATGAAATATGAGCCATTACAATATAATAAGTTCTACCATATTTATAATAGAGGCAATAATGGTGAAAACATTTTTATTGAAGATAGAAATTACGCATTTTTCCTTTCATTGATTCAAAAATATATTTTACCAATCTCAGAAGTTCATGCATACTGCTTATTAAAAAATCATTTTCATCTATTAATTAAAACTCTAAACTTTGAAA from Zunongwangia profunda SM-A87 harbors:
- a CDS encoding arsenosugar biosynthesis-associated peroxidase-like protein, translating into MSKTYYDPADLRKFGEITEWSEELGKKFFDYYGKVFEEGALSAREKSLIALAVSHVVKCPYCIDAYTKDGLQRGITKEEMMEAVHAGAAIESGATLVHGVQMMNKYKKLSM
- the arsS gene encoding arsenosugar biosynthesis radical SAM (seleno)protein ArsS (Some members of this family are selenoproteins.) — translated: MSLKSLKAREDDLSSPQRQLELLSEGIFEEGELPTFKDKIAESGHFPLKPKKLEILQLNLGYMCNQVCSHCHVDAGPDRKEIMTKETMLLCLEVIKNTGAHTLDLTGGAPEMNPNFRWFVEEASKAGIKDFIVRSNLTIILANKKFHDLPNFFKKHNVHVVSSLPFYKREKTDKQRGNGVFDKSIKALQLLNEVGYAQPDSALKLDLVYNPSGAFLPTNQAAMEHDFKKALKEDFNIDFNNLFAITNLPISRFLEYLIASENYEDYMYSLVDAYNPAAVENVMCTNTISISWDGWLYDCDFNQMLDLKVNSKVKHINEYNEDLLNDRNIIISQHCYGCTAGAGSSCQGSTI
- a CDS encoding TIGR04282 family arsenosugar biosynthesis glycosyltransferase codes for the protein MGETITSKNLLLIFTRNPEFGKVKTRLARDIGHQAALDIYKFLLAHTAKICTPLDTEKAVYYSEEIPNNDLWNATVFQKKKQIGEDLGERMQNAFAEGFNLGYSKIIIIGSDLYDIETKDLEQAFKVLNNHEIVIGPAEDGGYYLLGMKQLHPKLFKNKNWGTATVLQDTINELKKSNYKLLEKRNDVDLYSDIKDHPAFIPFFKV
- a CDS encoding purine-nucleoside phosphorylase, translated to MTDAIQESTDYLKSKGFEAPEIGIILGTGLGKLVDEIDIEHEASYNHIPYFPTATVEFHKGKLIYGSLEGKKVVVMQGRFHLYEGYTLQDVTYPVRVMKRLGIKKLLVSNAAGSINLDYKKGELMLIDDHLNFQGGSPLAFKGVEKLGERFVDMSQPYDPKMNATLEKIAKNNHINLHKGIYASVLGPQLETRAEYRFLKIAGADAVGMSTVPEIIVANHLNIPVSAVSVITDEGNPDDLKPVDISEIIAMAEKAEPQMIVLFKELIKTL
- the arsM gene encoding arsenosugar biosynthesis arsenite methyltransferase ArsM — translated: MSNYLETTKDVYKDAALTPDVGLCCTTNPIWELPGLKIPKIMQEMNYGCGSTVHARDLSNNPRILYVGVGGGMELLQFAYFSRQPYGVIGVDAVDEMLEASRKNFKIAKEQNEWFNPDFVDLKKGDALHLPVKDNSVDVAAQNCLFNIFKAEDLKRAIEEMYRVLKPNGKLVMSDPTCEQQMNEELRNDERLRALCLSGSLPIKDYVKALTDVGFGTIEIRARKPYRILDPKHYPTKELIYIESIEVAAIKDPMPEDGPCIFTGKAAIYYGESDHFDDKKGHILLKNQPLAVCDKTAKALKDLERDDIFISESTFHYDGGGCC
- a CDS encoding DUF547 domain-containing protein: MKNYILLKRILIMAIFPIGLSSCALFSAAGFSSKGLPHTNVKGELISTISNTSTNIDHSTWHNLLQKYVDEKGMVNYKGFKNDRKAFDKYIKMLSENRPDHTWSVQEQLSYYINAYNANTVKLVLDNYPLKSVQSIDGATTKEFVSMGTKQISLGALENSILRRMNEPRVNFAICKAAISSPRLLNEAYTADAINEQLEYATRSFINSPKNIIKPESAQLSRLFDWYSGDFTGGSITIGEYINRYSEVKMKNWNNISFKEYNWNLNEKQ
- a CDS encoding glycoside hydrolase family 113, whose amino-acid sequence is MKSKLWLAIVSLLFIFCSYQPDFPKLKYNGLSLVASRDSLKIEHILPLKNVNANTIALMPFAFLEDLKSPELHFNNKRQWWGERVGGVQQSIQLLQRNGLKVMIKPQIWIWHDEFTGDLNMTSDKDWQTFENSYLEYILLYAELAEQRQISLFCIGTELYNFTEKRPEFWQKMIAEVRNVYSGKITYAENWDKVDQFQFWDQLDFIGVDAYFPVSEEENPTEAELSKGWESHKKMLQNLSSATKKQVLFTEYGYRNVDFATKEPWLASSRRRGDELPEYLNEELQVKALQVIYDEFWPEKWFAGGFLWKWHHDHERAGGKQNDQFTPQNKMAEKILKSNYSKYSEKLE
- a CDS encoding NAD(P)/FAD-dependent oxidoreductase, whose protein sequence is MEHIVILGNGISGITTARHIRKRSDKKITVISAESDYFFSRTALMYVYMGHMQWNHLKPYEDWFWKKNRIDLKTGWVQQIDFAQKTLHFKNGETLDYDKLVLATGSIPNKFGWEGENLEGAQGLVSKQDLELLEKNTKNCKKAVVVGGGLIGVELAEMLRTRNIAVTMLVREKAFWHSVLPFENAKMIAEHIKSHGIDLRTETELDKIIPDENGRVKAIMTKSGEQIDCQLVGLCAGVRPKIDFLKDSGLAINKGILVNSYLETNIPNVYAIGDCAEQQEAIGQRKPVEAVWYTGRMMGETLALTLTGKKSRYNPGNWFNSAKFFDIEYQTYGWVWPKPKENEQHFHWQHKDGTKAITISFDRYTNQFLGINTFGIGMRHEVLDRWLTEKRKINYVLANLKQANFDPEFYNRHEATIFKSFKSVLMKQE